The nucleotide sequence TCAATGAATTGTTGTAATGGAATGAAACTAGCAAAAAGCGTACAGAAAGAAATCACTCAGGAAAAAAAGTTATCCTTACTGCCAAAGTAAATTTCTTTGCGAGCTTCATCAACTTTAAGGCCATTCCACCCAGTAGTCGGGTTCTAAGGGCCATGTCATCAAAATCTTGACGGAAATGGAATGTGACGCTATCAATAATCACAACCTTAACCTATTAAAAaggtaagtttcagaatttaCATGTTTTCGTAAAgcaaatgaatatttaaaatgaaAGGGTTAATCCACCCACATCTTTATGCTCTGAGATGAACTTTTCCAAGTAATTTACAACAGCAATTTGCTCAGTGTAACTACAAACGCGAAAATAGAAAATGTTCTCAAGGAAATCCTTTGGCTGCATATTAACTTGACAAGCTTGTAAATCCCTCTTTAAAAATCCATGATATTCGCGCATATCCTCGAAACAAGCTTCAGCAATTTGTAAAGCACGCTCCACCATGAAGCTGCCTTCTGTATCTACAAAATGCATATAATGCCAAGTGCTTGAATGGTTTTAAAAAGAGAACAGCTATAATTGGTGTaagacaacaataacaacatacccagttaatcccacaagtgaggtggTCTGGGGAAGGTGTAGTGAACGctgaccttacccctacctcgtgggggtagagaggctgtttccacacATCAGCTCAAGTGCAACAAATCAAAGTAGttgtgaaaaaggaaatatggCAATGGAGAAAACAAGTCATTAATACGGAAAGCAGTACAGGGCATCCAGGACAACAACGAAATAATGTGGTAACTGAAACACAAAAGACATCATATGATAACAACTATCAAAAGCAAGAAACGTCATGTATCTATAATTGATgcaagacatgaagaaaagacaACTCAGTCAGTACGTACCTATATATATTGCCTTGCCTTGAAGACCACCATAATCCATGGGAATTTGAACGTTCACTGCGAGCTGTATCCTGAATTTTGGAAGTGTCTTAACCACTAGAAACAAAATGAAGCCATTTCTACTACACAGGAAGTACATGTCATAACGGTTACCCAAGTTGAGTTTTTCCAATTCCTGGCACCCCACCTGAAACAACCAGAATATAATTCATCTTAACTTGAAGAAAACTGCAAACATGTTTGTTTTAGAAATGCCAATAAGCAAGAGTGAACACCTTCTGATATCGTTAGTAATGGGAAGCATATGTAAAGGTAACATCACTAACCAATTTCAGTAACCTCTTTGCAACTTATACCCCCACCCAAGATGTCATCCAACTCTGAACAGGATGTTGTGATACGTCCAAGTGATTCCTCCTCGTTTAGCATTTCCCAGGCACTCTGTGCTCCTAGCCAAGAAATGCATAACTAAATATGATTCCTATTTGCAAAATAATCAAAGCAGAAAAATGATACTACATGCTACTGTCAACAAGCCACACTGAAACAAACTTAATTGATTGAACAAATGACTTCATAATTGTAAAATACTATAAGTATTATCTACATGACTTCTGACAGACAAACCATCAAGTATTCAAAAATTTGGAAAGGAGAGGAATAGTAGCAATAACATACCATTGACAATagagctagttccattagatctTTCAGATCCCCTCCTTTGTGATGCAACTCTCAAAATCTCGAGCGCCTCATTTTCTGAAATCTTTAGATCTATAGCAGAAAAAGTAAAAAGATATATGAAATGTTATGTATGCAAAAGAACATTAATTAGGAATAACATTAATGTCACTCGATAAACAAAATTTAATCTGCTACTATAATTTCCCATCACACTTATCAAAATCTAGAACTGAAAGAAAATGCAAGTCACAcaaatttaagcattttatttatAGCTCCAAGtcaatttaagcattttatttatAGCTCCAAGTCTATCCTATCCTAATTATCCTCAAATATGAGTTCCCCTTACATCCACGGACAAAGCCACTACAGAATCCACTAACTTTGACTCAAACTCTATATTGTattaaaagcataatatataaacCGACATTCAAATTTGGCCTCAATTTGAAAGTAAGCAGTCCAACTTAGAGAGTACACATCTAAATACCTCGATTTGGTCTCAACACACAGACGTGACACATATATTTTGAAAGTGTGTAGATGATAAATTTTGTAAGCTGGAGTGTTGAGACAGTGGAAATGAGTTGAGGTGTCTGGATGTGCACACTCAAAGCTGGAGTATTTAGTTGCCAATTGTGGCCACGTTGAAGTttctatttatgtattatgcctaagaaatttttatatccaaacaacaacaacataccccttGTAATCTAATCTCACAAAGTGGGACCTACGGAGGGATGACTTTACTTAGACTTTATCCTTACCCATAGGTAGAGAGGGAGTTTCCATAGACGATCGGCTCAAGATAGGGGCAGAGCTAGCTTGGACCTGATGAACCCCTTCCGCAgaaaattacattatttatacgtggttaaaattattttttaagatatatataatagatgttgaaccccttcgattaattttgtgtttacattttcaaattttaaactcCTTTATTGAAAATGCCAGCTCTGCAACTATATCCAGAACCCAATAAATAAAAGTAGtaataattcaaaacccataaaCTAAAATTCTGGCTCCACCTCTCCTTTCATCTTTGGTTCAGTTAACCTTTCCCAGTAAAAACGAATTGCACATTTCCAACGGAAGACTAAAAGCTTTTCTAGCATCATACAAGTTGGAGCTCAAAATCTGAGTCAGGCACCTTAACTGGTGatcaaattgaaaattaattcaacAAATGAAAACTAGATTCTCCTCAATTCCACTTGTAAAAGTCCAATTGAAAGCACCCCTCTTTCAATacacattttcttttataatcgtGGTCACACACATGAACTAAATCCACAGGACAGGTGGGACCTTCTGTTTTTGTTTGAATTTGGTTCTCAACcaaattcattaaccactaggCCACCCACTTCCACTATGCGAAACAAATAAACTAACCATTTTATTAAACAATCACATTGAGAGAAGTAATTAACAAAATGGATAGAGAGAAGAAGGATAGATACCGCGAGCAATATCGGAGGGAGAGAcggaaaagagaaaagaaagacaaGTGTAACCACCGGAAATCAGCTTCCCTCTCAGCGAAGCCGATATCGGAAGACTTGATATTTCCATTTCCACTCTCTGCATTTCAGGGTTTTCCTGCCTCTCCCTCCCTCCTCAATATTATTAGCCTTCAAAAAGTTTTTTGATgtcatgaaatataaaataacaataataagaataaatagagaaGAGAGGgcttctttattttgtttgaagGATGAGAGACatatattgattatatgataaataaaatttctttatttatagaaaaaaatatttttaatttttaactaagttttagaaaaaaatacttttaatttttaattaaaatacatatgctttaaatcttgatagatatcaacttgatcttattaaatcttgatagatatttcctataatgtaaatatatttataacattcctccttgaatgtctagatagataatgtgcatcgttaaaatcttactagaaaaaattcagtgaaaaagaaaatctagtgaaagaaaaaaagtacacatctctaacaatatgcatatatgttgcctcattaaaaaccttacaagaagaATTCattgggataaaacctcgtaaggaaaaaagaatacaacgcgtattaactcccctagtgagaacatccttgaacttttgcatcccaatcttcttaaaagttgcagttgaagaagacttggtgaataaataagCGAccttgtcacttgaacgaatatgttgtatgttaatatcaccattcttttggagatcacgtgtatagaaaagctttgacgaAATATTTTTCAGGGaactttatcacatttcaaaccatatttttcagGAATGAGATATATCGtgaacctcaaccatacacacTGTTGGTttacttcatgaatagctataatctcgcATGGTTCGATGAGATGGCTATggtagactgctttgtatatctccaagatatggcagtattttcatatgtgaacacattacatgtttaagaccgagatttatgcgagttagatgagtacccaacatcagcatgaccaataagatcgggactgcaatctttagaataaaataagtctatgtatcttatcccatttcaatgtctcctagtaggagtagaaatataccttgctagtatattaaccgaaaaggctataggccttgtagtatttgtaaggtacaggagtgcatcaattgcactaagacatggtacttcataaccaatccaattcgatatatttctaATTTCAGcaattaatctattttttttttttgaaaactctccaagagttcgaatgattttcaagctataagcttatacaatataaggattataaataagtttcccaaaaacttttatatgcttcaagcattttgaatccttaaaagtttttcacataagttttgtcaagtgacaatattcaacatttcatgagtgacatcttcaagtgtctggattgcaaatcaaataaattttacgcttaccaaaatacATCCTTTGATGTCACTTGataatgtttctacgtcagcatgcttaaataaacgtagaattcaaatcctcgtaatctttcacaatattacgccaatattgtatcaaagatatcgtcgatgatctatcattttatatcggttcacaatgtaacataatattttgagatctcatcacttcattattttcaggtacccgAACatttcataaggttttatgaagtgttatgtcgtagactGTTCAAAATCATATTGCCTTCTTaatatgattatttgctccttatcttttttaaggattatttcatttgaaatcgattggtataccacgcttcacgcatacatagactttatcctttaggaacacaaaataggagcacttgcagcttaataggagatgctttcggcatttgacttgaattatcttttgaatgaggatccgattataattcctaacatatttcatagttgcttataatctcccccttatgttaggaaagctaacatacatccttcgtcttctttgatggatccatctttgtgcatcatggtacattcattaatcgtataccgcacatcaaaactattagatggaatagttggttcccgatcttgaaccaattgagagagaagaaataatcataatttattggtctaatgcatacaagtgctattgtatgcaacatatcatatttcatactaatatatgaaactttgttctcattagtaatgattCAGCTATTTAtgaaaggcattcaatgctaaaccatcatcatcaagatgaattgtctcaattacacaatctgaaaattatgctcaatttatattgagcaagtaactttatgaTGTCCAAcgtaggttgacaatgaatgtacatgtgattatcttattgatgcatcttttcaacatatcacgtgataggtgaacggacccatatttaccttttatatttttcaaattttgagggatcaaatcccaacattagttggtccaaccaacttatcatgagaacaagtgacataaacaattctcgaagaatcttctagttcttcaatacatgtttaatactcaatatgcacatctttgagatgtcacaatcgttcatatcaatttatgaacttttattctagtaaactccaaatttattatgacatgtacttttttctttagtaaatttcagatttactattacataaataaatttcagatttactactttagaagtagatttcagaataactcttctcaattattctgcctcattcggaggtgagttgtgataccatcacaatcaagtgtatGTTTGTATTAATAAggttctcattccccaggaatgaaatataattgtgtcttaagcctatcaaattatgatagcttataacctctttcaagatattgTTACTAtaagagcaaatcgaggcatacatatgatgtattgctaccacattcacttcaaggaatggagcatattcaatgagacAAATTTCATGTCTTTTACCAAAAAATAATGGtttaccttagccatcattatatcatcaatatggtgcattgagattcaaactcaacgttttatccatataaagacgtcttaggcataaatcgatgggacttaaacccaacatattatcatccattttgataatatattcttgaggaatgaatttaaaacataaatgatttcaaaccaattatttttcctcaaatccaacaataattatattattaatagaaaaatacaaataacataaggaattactaaccttgacctttagatttataatctcaccttatttggcagagtttcctgctgataacgtgttatgaaatataaaataagaataacaagaataaatagagagaagagaggaggcttctttatttctcttgagggatgagagatcataagattattgattatacaatgaacaaaacccctctatttatagggaaaaatactcctagtttttgactaagtttctgactaaaaggcagatacttcaaatcctgatagatatcaactagatcttattagatcttgatagacattcactataatgtaaatatatttataacatttgAAACTTTATATTCCATATCtgtttacatttatttttttaaaaaatattaattgtaaatgaaaaaaactttaattaattctttcttcATTTATAAATTGATACGTGATTTGGAATAATTACTTTTAATAGTGTGGACAACTAATATGAAATAGAAGGAATATTACCTGgtaaaaagttttctttttctcgtttaatcgatatatatatacatacatacatatagatatatacatacatacatatagatatacatacatatatatatatacatacatatatatatatatatatatatatatatatatatacatatatataaataagcaaaactaaaaatagacaaaattCCAAGTGGCAACGTATTAAATAGCCACGTGGCAGTTTCtagaacaaaattaaaaaatatttttaaataaaattaaaaatattgtgataaaaacttttaattgaaagattgagtatttgaatttgaaatgcaTTATCTTAATAACTAGAAACttataattgaagagttctaatagactattactatttcaaacttatctcttttataatttaaatattaaatatatatatatatatataaagagagagtgtttattttaacaatataataataataagtaataataatagtagtagtgaTACACCAGTTGTATTGgctttaatttgaaaaaaaaaaacatcgtAATAGTCATAGTAGTAACAATAATAAGAATCtatacaatatttttataaataataaattatatagtgtagtaaataaaataaagtcacAAAAATATCTTGAATCTTATATTAGATAAATTGTACTTTGAATTTTGTAAATGTTGTCGTATTAGTAggtataataaatataataaataagagAATCGtctaaattgatttcaaaattttctctaattaaaatttatatattttaggataaatatgcaatttatttgaaacaaattaaggataaggaaagaagaataaaatgatcTTCTTATAACAAACTGATGTGAtgtaatatttaaatttgaactaaaatagaatttgaaCAATAATGAAATTCTAACTTCTTAACATCTcccaaatttataatatttactattatatatgTCGATGATGATGACGACGATAATGACGATGACAATGATGATGACAACGATAAtgacgacgatgatgatgatgatgatgacgatgatgacaACGATAAtgacgacgatgatgatgatgatgatgacgatgatgatggtAACGATGataatgatgacgatgatgataacgatgatgacgatgatgatgacgatgatgatgacgatgatggtgacgatgatgatgatgatgacgatgacaatgacgatgatgatgatgacgatgatgacgTTGATGATGATAACGATGATGacgttgatgatgatgatgatgataatgatgatgacgatgacgatgacgatgacgatgatgatgaggacgatgatgatgacgatgataatgacgatgatgatgacgatgacgatgatgatgaggAAGACaatgatgacgatgatgacgacgatgatgatgatgatgatatcaattttatgaattaaattattttacgtaactttttgaatttgatttggaaaaacaatatcttctcaaagataaaatctaatatttattttttaaaaaaagttatctGATGTATCTCACTCATGATTTATTTACTAACAAAAGCACTAAATCGAAATTATAATATGTAGCTTTTTTTTAATACGTTATTTTTTTAAAGAGTCTTATTTTAATACACACTCTTCTAATCTTATAAATTTTCTTTAACTTTAAGATAaacatctttttaaaaaaaaacaattatcaTTGTCTATATATGTAAAATGAGAATCTGCCGCAATTCAACTATTTCAAAGACCACTATATATAAGACCAAAGAACATTGGTATATGTGTTTCAATTTGATCTCTTGACTTACGCATCGAAGTTAATAACTTTCTTCTCTATTGCTTCTCATAAATATGTAATTTTCAGAGAACTATGTTGTAGTACCCCGTAATTTTTCAGCTTAGTTTAGTCTTAGTATACAAGAATCCCTAAGTAGAATTTTTGTTCTAGGCAAAATTTcccagatttagacccaccatcttgtagaaaattcagttagctttctaaagatataaaattaacCTAAATTCG is from Capsicum annuum cultivar UCD-10X-F1 chromosome 5, UCD10Xv1.1, whole genome shotgun sequence and encodes:
- the LOC107870689 gene encoding DNA repair protein RAD51 homolog 3 isoform X1, translated to MQRVEMEISSLPISASLRGKLISGGYTCLSFLFSVSPSDIARDLKISENEALEILRVASQRRGSERSNGTSSIVNGAQSAWEMLNEEESLGRITTSCSELDDILGGGISCKEVTEIGGVPGIGKTQLGIQLAVNVQIPMDYGGLQGKAIYIDTEGSFMVERALQIAEACFEDMREYHGFLKRDLQACQVNMQPKDFLENIFYFRVCSYTEQIAVVNYLEKFISEHKDVKVVIIDSVTFHFRQDFDDMALRTRLLGGMALKLMKLAKKFTLAVILLNQVTTKYTDGQYQLALALGDSWSHACTNRVILYWNCNERYAYIDKSPSVRSAAAPYSVTGRGIRSSVSNSKRVKMM
- the LOC107870689 gene encoding DNA repair protein RAD51 homolog 3 isoform X2, whose protein sequence is MELALLSMLCISWLGAQSAWEMLNEEESLGRITTSCSELDDILGGGISCKEVTEIGGVPGIGKTQLGIQLAVNVQIPMDYGGLQGKAIYIDTEGSFMVERALQIAEACFEDMREYHGFLKRDLQACQVNMQPKDFLENIFYFRVCSYTEQIAVVNYLEKFISEHKDVKVVIIDSVTFHFRQDFDDMALRTRLLGGMALKLMKLAKKFTLAVILLNQVTTKYTDGQYQLALALGDSWSHACTNRVILYWNCNERYAYIDKSPSVRSAAAPYSVTGRGIRSSVSNSKRVKMM
- the LOC107870689 gene encoding DNA repair protein RAD51 homolog 3 isoform X3, producing the protein MELALLSMSAWEMLNEEESLGRITTSCSELDDILGGGISCKEVTEIGGVPGIGKTQLGIQLAVNVQIPMDYGGLQGKAIYIDTEGSFMVERALQIAEACFEDMREYHGFLKRDLQACQVNMQPKDFLENIFYFRVCSYTEQIAVVNYLEKFISEHKDVKVVIIDSVTFHFRQDFDDMALRTRLLGGMALKLMKLAKKFTLAVILLNQVTTKYTDGQYQLALALGDSWSHACTNRVILYWNCNERYAYIDKSPSVRSAAAPYSVTGRGIRSSVSNSKRVKMM